A genomic segment from Nematostella vectensis chromosome 6, jaNemVect1.1, whole genome shotgun sequence encodes:
- the LOC5506738 gene encoding uncharacterized protein LOC5506738, whose translation MDAGKKKELKSDGKLDTRSGTEKGKSSTQYKGPGSAGVSQSEVLIEGEFIELDDQLWLDKQVRILVTSEFVYVTEHGTEREINSQAHVLQHGAGKTVFKYRRSDIKVELLEGCSYTFKAKWTSRQCWRTYRLCGKLETWRKWLRCFHLQSQRQQWGLRLRENWECVASIAIAESDDDGFSSSSESEDEGEESGEVAMPNRVSLCVEGAMSSMLSMTMLNPSNVRRIAINNLQHQNKLKRSSLGTIGSENEDVFESCNAGELFRSSSHPRLSDTQPFCTFSLMNLNDLDIIKIDQDLRERSLNTDQPMINGSVTKEHRVRGCDYRVTSFCHAYSAKEVLLCKRIENLRSHPSNLNFVRRHLWDKTLSMSTSPAHNRRLSLSLALTSESHRIPQSAESILSGNSTQNRILQQEISTQNHVNNHIPSSHLTTGVPTHRLPTARRLDFSDEMDINDQKPQKAKVRRFWTMLNKKRTRNRPSLSELDEDAVKELKSEAESSAVPVVRPHLRRGKSFSGVVNRNRSQYSDGAITHSEGKKSRFLDRGGSSRMSFSSSPTRTKTEVSNESPFNRKWSSSSSAGSVKKKFVQKILSPILKSTSLEENIGGSRASNSMELHSSPVLGVVSPLLNGGLPQSLIDIDATTFAKEITLIDKELFVRILWHELETCGWMTKDKYVRSPDVMEMVEFFNRIAMLVASEILAEETTQARARVVSKVIQIADKCRLLGNYNSLKALMAGLQSAPIYRLKQTWKEVSSKRRKKFRHLSIIMGESDNFALYRGELSSCLANGPCLPFLGDFLTQIAQTQAYLTVKRKTQGMSTPPTSPTDETPHENSLNNGETTPGNHVTSPDQSVSCPTTPQEVSIRSCPTTPVEVSPDASRDMAPVTCSSLLSRDRSSRRSGSARSKFKRLYSRQFSVDTGIMRHSRNNSADMMDVQSVPGFHGKLMPASSDSVLGSERVRTPGSRPPLLRRLSESASMSTPTGLSGKQPKRRLSESGKPGKTRRFLDGFVRRSTSSNSVKEGRFGRCSERLGHSFSTQSIREGNCMTNDTLGKSVSTPVIKDSLSRDVSCHTSQEILDEVERRESVISGDAYQAGTESQLLQYQMAAVQYDFMSCHEVRQYLLNASFNAEEENYRLSLKREPPAKP comes from the exons ATGGACGCCGGTAAGAAGAAAGAACTGAAAAGTGATGGCAAGCTTGACACGCGCTCCGGAACAGAGAAAGGAAAATCTTCCACGCAATATAAAGGCCCCGGATCCGCTGGTGTCAGTCAGAGCGAAGTTTTGATTGAAGGAGAATTTATAGAGCTAGACGATCAACTTTGGCTGGATAAACAGGTCCGTATTTTAGTCACCTCGGAGTTTGTGTACGTAACAGAACACGGCACAGAACGCGAGATTAACAGTCAGGCACATGTGCTACAACACGGCGCTGGGAAAACAGTGTTCAAGTATCGACGGTCTGATATTAAAGTCGAGTTACTAGAAGGGTGTTCCTATACTTTTAAGGCTAAATGGACGTCAAGGCAGTGCTGGAGGACTTATCGGCTTTGCGGTAAGCTAGAGACATGGAGAAAGTGGCTGCGTTGTTTTCATTTGCAAAGTCAAAGACAACAGTGGGGTTTGCGTTTGAGGGAAAACTGGGAGTGTGTGGCATCGATTGCTATTGCTGAGTCAGATGATGATGGCTTTTCGTCCAGCTCAGAGAGTGAGGACGAAGGAGAGGAGAGTGGGGAAGTAGCCATGCCTAATCGGGTCAGCTTATGCGTCGAAGGCGCGATGTCTTCGATGCTCTCAATGACCATGCTAAATCCTAGCAATGTTCGACGAATTGCTATTAACAATCTACAACATCAAAACAAACTGAAGCGCTCTTCACTTGGAACAATTGGAAGCGAAAATGAAGACGTATTCGAGAGCTGTAACGCTGGAGAGCTGTTTCGTTCTAGTTCACATCCAAGGCTGTCAGATACCCAACCATTTTGTACGTTTTCACTCATGAATTTGAATGATCTTGacataataaaaatagatCAAGATCTCAGGGAAAGATCATTAAATACTGACCAGCCTATGATTAACGGGAGTGTCACTAAAGAACACAGGGTTAGAGGTTGTGATTACAGAGTAACATCTTTCTGTCACGCATACTCTGCTAAAGAAGTTCTTTTATGTAAGAGAATTGAGAACCTGAGAAGTCATCCTAGTAATTTGAATTTTGTTAGAAGACATTTGTGGGATAAAACACTGTCCATGTCGACATCCCCTGCACATAATCGGCGTTTGTCATTGTCCCTTGCTCTGACAAGTGAATCCCACAGAATTCCTCAAAGTGCTGAGAGTATTTTATCTGGTAACTCTACTCAGAACAGGATCTTACAACAGGAAATATCCACTCAAAATCATGTCAATAACCATATCCCGTCTAGTCATCTTACCACAGGGGTACCAACACACAGGCTTCCTACAGCCAGGCGGCTTGATTTTTCTGATGAAATGGACATCAATGATCAGAAACCTCAAAAAGCTAAAGTAAGGAGATTCTGGACAATGCTTAACAAAAAGCGCACAAGAAATAGACCTTCACTCTCTGAATTAGATGAAGATGCTGTAAAGGAATTAAAAAGTGAGGCTGAGTCAAGTGCTGTGCCGGTTGTGCGTCCCCACTTGCGGAGGGGTAAGAGCTTTAGTGGTGTCGTTAACCGCAACAGATCTCAGTATTCTGATGGTGCTATTACACATAGTGAGGGGAAAAAAAGTAGATTTCTGGACAGGGGTGGATCTAGCAGGATGTCATTTTCCTCATCACCAACCCGCACAAAAACAG AAGTGAGCAACGAATCTCCTTTCAACAGAAAATGGAGCTCATCCAGTTCAGCAG GGAGCGTTAAAAAGAAGTTCGTACAGAAAATCCTTTCACCGATCCTTAAGTCGACCTCTCTTGAGGAGAACATTGGAGGATCCCGGGCATCGAACTCCATGGAACTCCATTCAAGTCCAGTACTTGGCGTTGTTTCGCCGCTGTTGAATGGAGGCTTACCACAAAGTCTGATTGATATCGATGCGACGACGTTTGCGAAGGAGATAACGCTGATTGACAAAGAGCTGTTTGTTAGGATCTTGTGGCATGAGTTAGAAACCTGCGGATGGATGACCAAGGATAAG TACGTACGGTCACCCGATGTCATGGAGATGGTTGAGTTCTTTAACCGCATCGCCATGCTTGTGGCTTCGGAGATTCTTGCAGAAGAGACCACACAGGCGCGGGCCCGAGTAGTCTCCAAAGTCATCCAG ATCGCGGACAAATGCAGACTGTTGGGTAACTACAACTCTCTCAAGGCCCTCATGGCGGGCTTGCAGTCAGCTCCTATCTACAGACTCAAGCAAACGTGGAAGGAGGTGTCGTCCAAACGCAGAAA GAAGTTCCGACACCTGTCAATAATAATGGGGGAGAGCGACAACTTTGCGCTGTACCGAGGCGAGCTCTCCAGCTGTCTTGCGAACGGGCCGTGTcttcctttccttggagattTCCTCACACAGATAGCACAGACACAAGCGTACTTGACAGTCAAGCGGAAGACTCAAGGCATGTCCACTCCGCCAACCTCACCCACTGATGAGACACCTCACGAGAATAGCTTGAACAATGGTGAAACAACACCCGGGAACCACGTGACTTCGCCTGACCAATCGGTTTCATGCCCCACAACCCCTCAAGAGGTAAGCATCAGGTCATGCCCTACCACACCCGTGGAGGTCTCGCCGGATGCATCACGTGACATGGCTCCAGTCACGTGTTCGTCGCTATTATCACGTGACCGCAGCAGTCGACGCAGTGGTTCGGCACGTAGTAAGTTTAAGCGCCTGTACAGTCGTCAGTTCAGCGTCGACACGGGGATCATGCGGCACAGCAGAAACAATAGCGCAGATATGATGGACGTGCAGTCCGTACCAGGCTTCCACGGCAAGCTGATGCCGGCCAGCTCGGACTCAGTCCTCGGAAGTGAGCGGGTGCGAACTCCCGGAAGTCGACCTCCCTTGCTGAGGCGCCTATCCGAGAGTGCGTCCATGTCTACCCCCACAGGCCTCAGCGGGAAGCAGCCTAAAAGGCGGCTCTCAGAGAGCGGGAAACCCGGCAAGACGCGGCGCTTCCTCGACGGATTCGTCAGACGTAGTACCAGTAGCAACTCGGTCAAGGAAGGCCGCTTTGGTCGCTGCTCCGAGAGACTAGGTCACAGCTTTAGTACCCAGTCTATTCGCGAAGGGAACTGTATGACCAACGATACCCTGGGGAAGAGTGTCAGCACGCCTGTGATAAAGGACAGTTTGTCACGCGATGTGTCATGCCATACCTCGCAGGAGATTCTGGACGAAGTCGAACGCCGTGAGTCAGTGATCAGTGGGGATGCATACCAAGCAG GCACGGAGTCGCAGCTCCTACAGTACCAGATGGCGGCGGTGCAGTATGACTTCATGAGCTGCCACGAGGTCCGCCAGTACCTGCTGAACGCATCGTTCAACGCAGAGGAGGAGAACTACAGACTCTCCCTTAAACGGGAACCGCCTGCTAAACCCTGA
- the LOC116619733 gene encoding uncharacterized protein LOC116619733, with amino-acid sequence MATKFEPDFLHSPAVILDFKVLREISCLLCTQGALVNWKHVACELGYSTSEITGEFSNYNGCLPAERVLLDFIHRKGGRIQELVDVFTNLELAACLQELEASQKSVNGTNCENDSTNNAIEPTAVDYGISGDENLEHKNEMKNQELDILREEKDLDEEIKPDTTILAASEQNVAGGSLKKQVCSETENGAVMSNQQGIAPSNKEHTVCQHEVLNNQSVDNGFPTIVDFPERPCFNRSKSVPHKSPFKGFKNIFKRSRSVDSSKLPSCNENPVMKKRHSKSFSFWKKNHRDNKQLKGSSVRKEKEVLKIDISPDSDGSPSMPSQMAKPSSTTSIESGYKAEDHVFPQLPPKSSTIYENSKKKIYIICARDDPKIFEEALKLFWQFQVEKGYQCHMSCIDYQDFCCNPNRYVYQQILTADNVFLCVSEKLKETFEANMDGMKSFDDDDGQTLRFSSDLIMGDVASKGCNEKGKFMTILLSDDSDQHIPLLMRNYCKYKWPLQERKMENTIHGRADVEMPPVNNTRKAPSQKVSTANGIKSVIASR; translated from the exons ATGGCTACCAAGTTCGAGCCAGATTTTTTGCATTCCCCGGCCGtaattttggattttaaagTTTTGCGTGAAATTTCATGTCTTCTTTGTACTCAAGGAGCTTTAGTTAACTGGAAACATGTGGCCTGCGAACTTGGTTACTCTACTTCCGAGATTACGGGAGAATTTTCGAACTACAATGGATGCTTGCCCGCCGAGAGAGTGTTGTTAGATTTTATTCATCGAAAAGGGGGGCGGATACAGGAACTAGTAGACGTATTTACCAATCTAGAGCTTGCTGCATGTCTTCAAGAGCTCGAAGCCTCCCAAAAAA GTGTAAATGGTACAAACTGTGAAAATGACAGTACAAATAATGCAATAGAGCCAACAGCTGTTGATTATGGTATCTCTGGTGATGAAAATTTAGAGCACAAAAATGAGATGAAAAATCAGGAACTGGACATTTTACGTGAAGAAAAGGATTTAGATGAGGAAATCAAACCTGACACCACCATTCTTGCTGCATCTGAGCAGAATGTAGCTGGGGGATCATTAAAGAAACAAGTTTGTAGTGAAACAGAAAACGGCGCTGTCATGTCTAACCAGCAAGGAATAGCCCCTTCCAACAAAGAGCATACTGTCTGCCAACATGAAGTTTTGAATAACCAGTCCGTAGACAATGGTTTCCCCACCATTGTTGACTTTCCAGAGAGACCATGTTTTAATCGTTCTAAGTCGGTGCCACACAAGTCACCCTTCAAAgggtttaaaaatattttcaaaagatCTAGATCTGTTGACTCAAGCAAGCTTCCGAGCTGCAATGAAAACCCGGTTATGAAAAAAAGACATTCAaaatcattttctttttggaaaaaaaatcatagggACAATAAACAACTAAAAGGCTCATCAGTGAGGAAGGAGAAAGAGGTCCTGAAAATAGACATATCTCCTGATTCAG ATGGCAGTCCAAGCATGCCAAGCCAAATGGCAAAACCATCATCTACAACTTCTATAGAGTCTGGATATAAGGCAGAAG ACCATGTTTTTCCTCAACTGCCACCTAAATCCAGCACCATATATG agaaCTCAAAAAAGAAGATTTATATAATCTGTGCTAGAGATGATCCAAAGATCTTTGAGGAGGCTCTCAAGCTTTTTTGGCAGTTTCAAGTTGAGAAAGGCTATCAGTGCCACATGAGTTGTATTGATTACCAAGACTTCTGCTGCAATCCAAACCGTTATGTTTATCAACAAATACTCACTGCTGATAATGTATTTCTTTGTGTCTCTGAGAAGTTGAAAGAGACATTCGAGGCGAACATGGATGGGATGAAGAGCTTTGATGATGACG ATGGACAGACCTTGAGGTTCTCATCTGATTTGATCATGGGTGATGTGGCTAGCAAAGGATGTAACGAAAAGGGCAAGTTTATGACAATCCTGCTAAGTGACGACTCTGACCAGCACATTCCTCTCCTGATGAGAAACTACTGCAAGTATAAGTGGCCGTTACAAGAACGGAAGATGGAGAATACCATCCACGGAAGAGCAGACGTTGAAATGCCGCCCGTCAACAACACTCGCAAAGCACCTTCTCAGAAGGTTTCCACGGCTAATGGCATAAAGTCTGTCATT GCTTCAAGatga